From a single Ignavibacteria bacterium genomic region:
- a CDS encoding caspase family protein, whose amino-acid sequence MKKKTFLLILLAPAMIIGQSVGNTPKGKIVIKESTDKQPPVIAVDSPPVTQGSLLRMKANRITVSGSVADKEGIAELTINSKPIEVNDQNRFSTIIDLVKGYNSVSMWATDKNKNSASLEFTIEMSDDSKGPVITLSQPKLTAGAPYITKEGKIPVIMNLSDPSGVRQVLVNGQKSKSIEGGQFYSDPQLQPGLNTVMIDAFDSLDNKSTVSFQVDYITDITPPSFVILDPPTTRGQKIVISKSTAHIVGMAVDDSGILEVLVNRMPADLQATGEFTIDLNLKIGENPVIVSATDSAGNTGIDTFHIVWRQDDLALVAQYYALVIGIDKYKGVWNPLRNAVNDAKAVEEVLAKDYGFDHVISLYNEEATRANIITALEQLIDSVKKDDNVLIFYSGHGEFNEKLNKGFWVPVDATTSSSAGYISNNDLQTFIAGINSKHTLLVSDACFSGDIFRGRTSELAFEDTEKYFQEVYKRKSRYALTSGGVEPVTDGGREGHSIFSYYFLDKLKQNKSRFFTAGQLFNEIQIPVTNNSEQSPVYQPIKNTGDEGGQFLFIRK is encoded by the coding sequence ATGAAAAAGAAAACTTTTCTTCTGATTTTACTTGCCCCGGCAATGATCATTGGCCAGTCGGTCGGTAACACTCCCAAAGGGAAGATTGTAATCAAGGAATCAACCGATAAACAGCCCCCGGTCATCGCGGTAGATTCCCCACCGGTAACGCAAGGCTCACTGCTGCGAATGAAAGCGAACAGGATCACAGTTTCAGGTTCGGTCGCCGACAAAGAAGGGATCGCTGAATTGACGATCAACTCGAAACCGATCGAAGTAAACGATCAGAACCGGTTCTCTACCATCATTGATCTGGTAAAAGGTTACAATTCAGTATCGATGTGGGCCACTGATAAAAACAAAAATTCTGCATCGTTGGAGTTTACGATCGAAATGTCGGATGACTCCAAAGGTCCGGTTATTACTCTCTCACAACCCAAGCTTACTGCCGGTGCACCATACATTACCAAGGAAGGCAAGATCCCTGTTATAATGAATCTCTCTGATCCAAGCGGAGTGAGGCAGGTTTTGGTGAACGGTCAAAAATCAAAGAGTATCGAAGGCGGTCAGTTTTACTCCGACCCTCAATTGCAACCCGGACTGAACACCGTGATGATTGACGCGTTTGACAGCCTTGACAATAAAAGTACAGTCTCATTCCAGGTTGACTATATTACGGATATTACCCCGCCATCATTCGTTATTCTTGATCCACCCACAACCCGTGGTCAGAAGATAGTTATTTCAAAGTCAACGGCGCACATTGTAGGGATGGCTGTTGATGACAGTGGCATACTTGAAGTTCTTGTGAACAGAATGCCCGCGGATCTGCAGGCAACGGGCGAATTCACAATTGATCTTAACCTCAAGATCGGTGAAAATCCCGTGATCGTCTCCGCAACTGACAGTGCGGGTAACACCGGTATTGATACCTTCCACATCGTCTGGAGGCAGGATGATCTGGCTCTGGTCGCGCAGTATTACGCTCTTGTGATCGGGATCGATAAATACAAAGGTGTATGGAATCCTCTCAGAAATGCAGTAAATGACGCGAAAGCGGTTGAAGAGGTGCTGGCAAAAGATTATGGTTTCGACCATGTGATCTCACTTTATAATGAGGAGGCCACGAGAGCAAACATTATTACAGCGCTTGAGCAGTTGATCGACAGCGTTAAAAAGGATGATAATGTTCTGATCTTTTACTCAGGGCACGGTGAGTTCAACGAAAAGCTGAACAAAGGTTTTTGGGTGCCTGTTGATGCCACCACCAGCTCCAGTGCCGGCTACATTTCAAACAATGATCTTCAGACTTTCATTGCGGGAATAAATTCCAAACATACACTTCTGGTTTCAGACGCCTGCTTCAGTGGCGATATCTTCCGTGGAAGAACGAGTGAGCTGGCTTTTGAAGATACGGAAAAGTATTTTCAGGAAGTGTACAAGAGAAAATCGAGGTACGCGCTTACTTCAGGCGGCGTTGAACCGGTTACCGACGGTGGAAGGGAGGGTCACTCGATCTTTTCCTATTATTTTCTCGATAAGCTGAAACAGAACAAATCAAGGTTCTTCACCGCCGGACAGTTGTTCAACGAGATTCAGATCCCTGTAACCAATAATTCCGAACAAAGCCCCGTTTATCAGCCGATAAAAAATACAGGAGATGAAGGTGGCCAGTTTTTGTTCATAAGAAAGTAG
- the nrfH gene encoding cytochrome c nitrite reductase small subunit produces the protein MRVIKKLLNLLIPPPNWRFPVIVTLGIFFGLGFHVLYISNALSYASDKPEACINCHVMNSYYATWEKGSHGRVTVCNDCHVPHDNIISKYMFKAQDGLRHSFMFTFRLEPQVIKIKDAGKQAVQANCIRCHDNTIHPISNRGYAAGNRSIDMEGVYCWDCHRDVPHGRVNSLSSTPDAKVPGLTPVVPEWLKTNTSNQKPED, from the coding sequence ATGAGAGTAATAAAAAAGTTACTCAATCTACTGATTCCACCCCCGAACTGGCGTTTTCCTGTTATCGTTACGCTTGGCATCTTCTTTGGACTGGGCTTTCATGTCCTTTACATTTCGAATGCACTTTCCTACGCTTCAGACAAACCCGAAGCATGTATCAACTGCCATGTAATGAACTCTTACTACGCCACATGGGAGAAGGGCAGCCACGGACGGGTAACCGTCTGTAACGACTGTCATGTTCCCCACGACAACATCATCTCCAAATACATGTTCAAAGCTCAGGACGGTCTGAGGCACTCGTTTATGTTCACATTCAGGCTTGAGCCGCAAGTGATCAAGATAAAAGATGCCGGAAAACAGGCTGTACAGGCAAATTGTATCAGGTGTCATGACAACACTATACATCCAATTTCGAACAGGGGATATGCTGCCGGGAACAGATCCATTGATATGGAAGGAGTTTACTGCTGGGACTGTCACAGAGATGTGCCGCACGGAAGAGTAAATTCCCTGTCATCCACTCCCGATGCAAAAGTACCCGGACTTACTCCGGTTGTACCGGAGTGGCTTAAAACCAACACTTCAAACCAGAAACCAGAGGACTAA
- a CDS encoding putative DNA binding domain-containing protein → MSIIDLDELSKRESERVEWKENVADIEDVVKTAVAFANDYSNLGGGYIICGAAETRDEYGFQKIDLKGLDSNRLKEIEGKTLTLLRERVSPPLVPVTEEIQVGSGKRILVFIIAASEKAHSFRSVRTGETVYYIRIGRQTREARNGLMLDLFRSKGVMPSWDKQLNKSASVNDIDLITLRSYLQEMKLWDERKSIDDYLSASLSFSAHIPPLLGYEGINQKEFPKNFSLLLFSNEPLKFFSGAFAYLSIYKGNDRSEPYGVRHEITGNIITQTKKLIDLLGYETATFFNKESSKPNLERYPKRALQEAVVNCMVHRDYEIDQPVRITIFNDRIEFLSPGKLPSQIDKTEFRKGRSAPFWRNQTLAYFFNKMQLAQAEGQGIPTIIRTLSEAGCPAPKFEFGEESVTTIIYPNSSI, encoded by the coding sequence ATGAGCATTATTGATCTTGATGAACTCTCCAAAAGAGAGAGTGAACGAGTTGAATGGAAAGAGAATGTTGCAGACATCGAGGATGTGGTTAAAACCGCTGTTGCATTTGCGAACGATTATTCCAATCTCGGCGGTGGCTACATTATTTGTGGTGCAGCAGAGACCAGGGATGAATATGGTTTTCAGAAAATTGATTTGAAGGGACTGGATTCAAACCGCCTGAAAGAAATTGAGGGTAAAACATTGACCCTGCTTAGGGAAAGAGTTTCCCCTCCCCTCGTTCCTGTGACTGAAGAAATTCAGGTCGGTTCAGGAAAAAGAATTCTGGTTTTTATTATCGCTGCCAGTGAGAAAGCCCACTCGTTCAGAAGTGTGCGAACCGGAGAGACTGTGTATTACATCAGGATCGGAAGACAAACCCGCGAAGCCCGCAACGGGCTGATGTTGGATCTTTTTCGTTCCAAGGGCGTAATGCCATCATGGGACAAGCAACTCAATAAATCTGCTTCAGTAAATGATATCGATTTGATTACTCTCAGGAGTTATCTTCAGGAAATGAAGCTATGGGATGAGAGAAAAAGTATCGATGACTACCTTTCAGCTTCCCTCTCTTTTTCAGCTCACATACCACCTTTGCTCGGTTATGAAGGGATTAATCAAAAGGAGTTTCCGAAAAATTTTTCATTGTTACTGTTCTCTAATGAACCTCTTAAATTTTTTAGCGGTGCATTCGCATATCTATCGATATATAAAGGAAATGACAGAAGTGAACCTTATGGAGTAAGACACGAAATCACCGGCAATATCATTACCCAAACAAAAAAATTGATAGACCTGCTTGGTTACGAGACTGCCACTTTCTTCAATAAGGAAAGTTCGAAACCCAACCTTGAACGGTACCCTAAAAGAGCGCTCCAAGAGGCGGTTGTAAATTGTATGGTCCACCGTGATTACGAGATTGACCAACCCGTCAGAATTACAATTTTTAATGACCGAATTGAGTTCCTCTCACCCGGTAAACTGCCATCACAAATCGACAAAACCGAATTCAGAAAAGGACGCTCTGCACCATTTTGGAGAAATCAGACTTTGGCATATTTTTTTAACAAAATGCAGCTTGCTCAGGCAGAGGGTCAAGGTATCCCAACAATAATCAGAACTCTGTCTGAAGCAGGATGCCCTGCGCCAAAATTTGAATTTGGCGAAGAATCTGTGACAACAATAATCTATCCAAACAGCAGCATCTGA
- a CDS encoding ABC transporter ATP-binding protein → MIQFKKLTKKFGSFTAVNSIDLHIKKGSLFGFLGPNGAGKSTSIKMLTGIYSLTEGDIEVKGISILKDAQAIKLITGYIPDQPFLYDRLTGLEFLYFCGGLYNLDKKSVKSRIDEMIDTLKLGDWLNKRTEEYSQGMKQRVAIASAFLHHPELIILDEPMVGLDPQSAVLVKQFLKRKSEEGITVFMSTHSLNVVEEICTDVGIINKGKIIFSGGLEELLSMKKELSHNFETLFIELTSETEN, encoded by the coding sequence TTGATCCAATTCAAAAAACTGACTAAAAAGTTCGGCTCTTTCACAGCCGTGAATTCCATCGACCTCCACATCAAAAAGGGGTCTCTTTTCGGATTCCTGGGACCAAACGGAGCGGGTAAATCAACTTCAATTAAGATGCTCACCGGTATATACTCTCTGACCGAAGGCGATATTGAAGTTAAAGGAATTAGCATTCTTAAAGATGCACAAGCGATAAAGCTTATCACCGGTTATATCCCCGATCAGCCTTTTCTTTATGACCGATTAACAGGTCTGGAATTTCTTTATTTCTGCGGGGGGCTGTACAATCTCGATAAAAAGAGTGTGAAATCAAGAATCGATGAAATGATTGATACGCTTAAACTTGGTGACTGGCTCAACAAACGAACCGAAGAATACTCACAAGGAATGAAACAGCGAGTGGCGATTGCATCCGCTTTCCTTCACCACCCCGAACTGATAATTCTCGATGAACCTATGGTCGGGCTCGATCCGCAATCGGCTGTGTTAGTAAAACAATTTTTGAAACGGAAATCGGAAGAAGGAATTACTGTTTTCATGTCGACCCACAGCCTCAATGTTGTGGAAGAAATCTGCACTGACGTCGGCATTATCAACAAAGGAAAAATAATCTTTTCGGGCGGGCTTGAAGAACTCCTTTCCATGAAAAAAGAGTTGAGCCACAACTTTGAAACTCTGTTTATTGAACTGACAAGCGAGACTGAAAATTAG
- a CDS encoding DASH family cryptochrome — protein MKKILYLHRNDLRFHDNPVLTSISGEKCEFLPVYIFDKEDYQNFSLSGVNRAGRYKRKFIYESVEELSKKYREHGSTLLWEHGSTSEIVARMIRSYSITDVFLVKEHTDYETNRENEMIASNPEVRFTFFEDRTMVHPDYLPFHFSNLPDLFTNFRKEVEKDLRVRHSDPELSALPLTIRTDPDEHSNRHEIRKLLEIDESLDLRFKGGESEGLMRLNYYLDETRLLSKYKETRNGLIGDDYSSKFSPWLSIGALSPRKIFWAVKEYEKKYEANESTYWLIFEMLWRDFFRFTAMKYGKKIFYKSGIQGARWMDKSGGTHIDFIKWCKGETGQPFIDANMQELNATGYMSNRGRQNVASWLVHDLKLDWRLGAEYFESMLLDYDPCSNWGNWIYLAGVGNDGRENRRFNPERQASMYDPAGDYQRLWQK, from the coding sequence ATGAAAAAAATACTCTATCTCCACCGCAATGACTTAAGATTCCATGACAATCCCGTTTTGACCTCCATATCCGGGGAAAAATGTGAGTTTCTTCCTGTCTATATTTTCGATAAAGAAGATTATCAAAACTTCAGTTTGTCAGGGGTGAACAGAGCCGGGAGGTATAAAAGAAAGTTTATTTACGAGAGCGTGGAGGAACTTTCAAAAAAGTACCGGGAGCACGGGAGCACGCTTTTATGGGAGCACGGGAGCACATCGGAAATTGTGGCACGCATGATCCGAAGCTATTCCATTACTGATGTCTTTTTGGTTAAAGAGCATACAGATTATGAAACCAACAGGGAAAATGAGATGATTGCATCCAATCCCGAAGTCCGGTTTACATTTTTTGAAGACAGAACCATGGTGCACCCTGATTATCTGCCTTTTCATTTTTCCAATCTTCCCGATTTGTTCACAAATTTTCGTAAAGAAGTCGAAAAAGATCTTCGTGTAAGGCATTCTGATCCCGAATTATCAGCACTTCCACTAACAATCCGAACTGACCCCGATGAGCACTCGAACCGCCATGAAATAAGAAAACTACTTGAAATTGATGAATCTCTTGATCTTAGATTCAAGGGTGGGGAGTCTGAAGGATTGATGAGACTAAATTACTACCTGGATGAAACAAGACTGCTTTCAAAATACAAGGAGACGCGAAACGGATTAATCGGTGATGACTATTCGAGCAAATTTTCACCATGGCTTTCTATTGGTGCTCTGTCTCCTCGAAAAATATTTTGGGCGGTAAAGGAATATGAGAAAAAATATGAGGCCAATGAATCAACATACTGGCTGATCTTTGAAATGTTGTGGCGCGATTTCTTCCGTTTTACAGCCATGAAGTACGGAAAAAAAATCTTCTACAAGAGCGGTATTCAGGGAGCACGGTGGATGGATAAATCAGGTGGTACCCATATTGATTTTATTAAATGGTGCAAAGGGGAAACAGGACAACCTTTTATTGATGCCAACATGCAGGAACTAAATGCGACGGGATACATGTCCAACCGGGGAAGGCAGAATGTTGCCAGCTGGCTGGTTCATGACCTAAAACTTGACTGGAGACTGGGAGCTGAGTACTTTGAATCGATGCTCCTTGACTATGACCCCTGCAGCAACTGGGGAAACTGGATCTATCTCGCTGGTGTCGGGAATGATGGCCGGGAAAACCGCAGATTTAATCCTGAACGACAGGCATCGATGTATGATCCGGCCGGGGATTATCAGCGTCTGTGGCAAAAGTGA
- the nrfA gene encoding ammonia-forming cytochrome c nitrite reductase: MKPVSELLKEKPWLGWVIFLGTVAIVFVLGLFASTIVERRAESFTLQAVKPIADWEPRNEVWGENYPREYETYMKTLDTNFASKHGGSKEIDYLEKYPELVIMWAGYAFAKDYKQGRGHGHAIRDIRQTLRTGGVKESPQPATCWSCKSTDVPRVMNKVGAEDFYKGKWKDKGAEIVNPIGCQDCHDPKSMNLRITRPALVEAYQRRGKDITKASRQEMRSLVCAQCHVEYFFKGEGKYLTFPWDNGFSADSMEAYYDKMDYKDWEHKLSKAPMLKAQHPDYELFMTGIHAKRGVSCSDCHMPYKSEGGVKFTDHHIQSPLANVANSCQVCHREEAEKLIQDVYDRQDRVEELRRIAEKAIASAHLEAKAAWDAGATPEEMKPALKLIRHAQWRWDWVAAANGLGFHAPVEALRVVGTSLAKAEEARKELAIILIKHGKPYPVVLPDFSTKAKAQSILGFDLKAMMADKDEFLKTVAKQWDEEARKRQGFLYAY, from the coding sequence ATGAAACCTGTTTCCGAATTATTAAAAGAAAAACCGTGGCTGGGTTGGGTAATCTTCCTTGGTACGGTTGCAATTGTTTTTGTACTCGGCCTTTTTGCTTCAACGATTGTTGAGAGGAGAGCCGAAAGCTTTACACTTCAGGCTGTTAAACCAATCGCAGATTGGGAGCCAAGAAATGAAGTTTGGGGAGAGAACTATCCCCGTGAATATGAAACCTACATGAAAACACTCGATACCAATTTTGCGAGCAAGCACGGCGGATCGAAAGAAATAGATTATCTGGAAAAATATCCTGAACTTGTGATTATGTGGGCGGGTTACGCCTTTGCAAAAGACTACAAGCAGGGAAGAGGACACGGACATGCAATCAGGGATATCCGTCAGACTCTCAGAACGGGCGGTGTAAAGGAAAGTCCACAACCTGCCACCTGCTGGAGCTGTAAAAGTACAGATGTTCCGAGAGTGATGAACAAAGTGGGAGCAGAGGATTTTTACAAAGGGAAATGGAAAGACAAAGGAGCGGAAATCGTTAATCCGATCGGATGCCAGGACTGCCATGATCCCAAGAGCATGAACCTCCGGATCACCAGACCTGCACTCGTGGAAGCATACCAAAGGAGAGGAAAGGACATTACCAAAGCCTCAAGACAAGAAATGAGATCCCTTGTCTGCGCCCAGTGCCATGTGGAATATTTCTTCAAAGGTGAAGGAAAGTACCTAACTTTCCCATGGGACAACGGTTTTAGCGCAGATTCAATGGAAGCATATTATGACAAAATGGACTATAAAGATTGGGAGCACAAGCTCTCAAAAGCGCCCATGCTAAAAGCACAGCACCCTGACTATGAACTCTTTATGACGGGAATTCACGCTAAAAGAGGAGTATCATGCTCCGACTGTCATATGCCTTACAAATCGGAAGGCGGTGTTAAATTTACGGATCATCATATTCAGAGTCCGCTTGCAAATGTTGCCAATTCATGCCAGGTTTGTCACCGTGAGGAGGCAGAAAAGCTGATTCAGGATGTTTATGACAGGCAGGACAGAGTGGAAGAACTTAGAAGGATTGCAGAAAAGGCGATAGCATCAGCTCATCTTGAAGCGAAAGCTGCATGGGATGCGGGTGCAACACCTGAAGAAATGAAACCCGCACTCAAGCTTATCCGTCATGCTCAATGGAGATGGGACTGGGTGGCCGCTGCCAACGGACTCGGCTTCCATGCTCCCGTTGAAGCACTTCGTGTAGTTGGAACTTCTCTCGCAAAAGCCGAAGAAGCACGGAAGGAACTTGCGATTATCTTAATTAAACACGGCAAACCTTATCCCGTAGTGCTCCCGGATTTCTCCACAAAGGCGAAAGCTCAGTCGATTCTTGGATTCGATCTAAAAGCCATGATGGCAGACAAGGATGAATTCCTCAAAACTGTTGCCAAGCAATGGGATGAGGAAGCGCGCAAAAGACAGGGATTTTTATACGCCTATTAA
- the mnmA gene encoding tRNA 2-thiouridine(34) synthase MnmA — protein MKTALLLSGGVDSSVALALLKEQGQDVTAFYLKIWLQDEFTSLGDCPWEEDIEYCEGVTKKLGIPFEVRTMQNEYWDAVVSYTIDEIKDGRTPNPDIFCNSLIKFGKFFDKIDDSYEKVATGHYAGVEEVDGRFLLKITPDPVKDQTYFLSYLNQTQLSRALFPLSSLKKSEVRSVAARYDLPTQNKKDSQGICFLGQIKFKDFIKYHLGEMPGDMIDIDTGKTMGKHSGYYFYTIGQRSGLGLSGGPWFVVQKDIPNNILYISREDESIDRERDKFRVTNFNWFAGKPPESMEGLKVKVRHGPNFYNCTLDFDSEISAIVKIEKPDKGIAPGQFAVFYQGGYCLGGSLIFGI, from the coding sequence ATGAAAACAGCTCTTTTACTCTCGGGTGGTGTCGACAGTTCTGTTGCGTTGGCTCTTCTTAAAGAACAGGGACAAGATGTAACCGCTTTTTATCTCAAAATCTGGCTTCAGGATGAATTCACTTCTTTGGGCGACTGCCCGTGGGAAGAGGACATCGAATATTGCGAAGGGGTAACAAAAAAACTCGGTATCCCTTTCGAAGTAAGGACCATGCAGAATGAGTATTGGGATGCAGTGGTTTCTTACACAATAGATGAAATTAAAGACGGCAGAACTCCAAATCCCGATATCTTTTGCAACAGCCTGATAAAATTTGGGAAGTTTTTTGACAAGATTGATGATTCCTACGAAAAAGTAGCAACCGGACATTATGCCGGTGTCGAAGAAGTTGACGGGAGATTTCTATTGAAAATCACCCCTGACCCGGTTAAAGATCAGACCTATTTTCTTTCCTATTTGAACCAAACTCAGCTCTCAAGGGCTCTGTTTCCATTAAGTTCACTGAAGAAAAGTGAAGTCAGAAGTGTTGCCGCCCGATATGATCTCCCGACTCAAAATAAAAAGGACAGTCAGGGGATCTGCTTTCTCGGTCAAATAAAATTTAAGGATTTTATAAAGTATCATCTTGGTGAAATGCCCGGTGATATGATTGATATCGATACCGGAAAAACGATGGGAAAGCACAGTGGCTATTACTTTTACACTATCGGACAGCGTTCGGGACTTGGTTTGAGCGGAGGTCCATGGTTTGTCGTTCAGAAAGATATCCCGAACAATATTCTCTACATATCGAGAGAAGATGAATCAATTGACCGCGAAAGAGACAAATTCCGCGTAACCAATTTCAACTGGTTTGCAGGAAAACCACCCGAATCGATGGAGGGTCTGAAGGTAAAGGTAAGACACGGTCCCAACTTCTACAATTGTACTCTCGACTTTGACAGTGAAATTTCCGCAATCGTTAAGATAGAAAAGCCCGACAAAGGTATTGCCCCGGGACAGTTCGCGGTCTTCTATCAGGGTGGTTACTGTCTCGGTGGAAGTTTGATTTTTGGGATTTAG
- a CDS encoding T9SS type A sorting domain-containing protein: MRKVYYFFFYVVCPAVLGQSWSVVSPLPQTEHLHDIQFVNNLIGYAVGEKGSFIRTVDGGNSWAKLTEPDPLLSNYSVFFVNRDTGFIGTSGKIYKTTNGGASFTNTATSGNVYDIYFVNSQNGWLVTSTGLCLRTTDEGESWNEVRTGETLPLSSVKFLDKDTGWVVGKDRIFRTVNGGTNWLGQIVISRVFTDVFFTTARNGCIIGEGGLIWTSINGGESWTSRTSGVSANLLSVFFVDQIHGWVSGESGTILRTTDGGISWVKENIPSQVIIPQIAMINSTKGFAVGFDGTILKYSINPKVTVTYPNGPETIYGNSIENITWTSTDVANVKIEYTTNNGTNWTTIINSTPAAVGTYAWTVPNITGSDCRVRISDVLNSQISDQSDNLFNILKAKTLTLKSPVGGEGAKANGKFQIRWESQQVSQVTIEFSASGGATWGPVETVAASTGSYIWSVPGNLTNQGKIRIMDAQNNAIKDQSTQVFSIYQYPETFAGAKSFSFGGNKLSDYRMIGKPGVRSPKKIIYYMSPGNWLEDYSVYGDNGTISSNVIDYLYPYTDDFIPGMAYWILSLKPVTFGSETDLTLPVSDYGIFEIPLINTWTMITNPFHRTVNWDRVKQENGLAQNTLLHAFNGTWTTSTTLVPFIGYYFYNTTGLTHLKVPYDPNGSLQKRGPAEGVIQLNGKVLSIDAVQDTRSMSKLQVSIDPNSTIDYDTTDYFAAPSTFEEVSITINSPELRTAYKRLQAESRPMSDKGLTFDIQFRNVSGNQTNLNVSGLDQFPDEEVFLYDTQIRKFYDLKETRSIIVPAHVKNRKFSLLIGTNSFIDSEKEKNTVSEFALMQNYPNPFNPQTVIIYTLKEPANVTLSVYDISGSFVTRLVDGYRSEGYHEELFDARNLSSGVYLYRLELKKGDNIIYSSTRKMSVLK, translated from the coding sequence ATGAGAAAGGTTTATTACTTCTTTTTTTATGTTGTTTGCCCGGCAGTGTTGGGGCAATCATGGTCTGTAGTATCTCCGCTTCCTCAAACAGAACATCTGCATGATATTCAGTTTGTCAATAACCTGATCGGTTATGCGGTGGGAGAAAAAGGATCTTTTATCAGAACCGTAGATGGTGGCAATTCATGGGCAAAATTAACAGAACCCGATCCATTACTTAGCAACTATTCTGTTTTTTTCGTTAATCGTGATACAGGTTTCATTGGGACCTCTGGGAAAATATACAAGACGACGAATGGTGGTGCAAGTTTCACCAACACAGCAACAAGTGGAAATGTATACGACATCTACTTTGTGAACTCACAAAACGGATGGCTGGTTACCTCTACCGGGTTATGTTTGAGAACAACTGATGAAGGTGAATCCTGGAATGAAGTGAGAACGGGAGAAACATTACCTCTGAGTTCTGTGAAGTTTCTGGATAAAGATACAGGATGGGTAGTTGGAAAAGACAGGATATTTCGGACCGTGAATGGAGGAACAAACTGGTTAGGACAGATTGTAATATCGCGGGTTTTCACAGATGTTTTCTTCACCACCGCAAGAAATGGATGTATCATCGGCGAAGGAGGGCTGATCTGGACTTCAATCAATGGGGGTGAAAGTTGGACTTCGCGAACCAGTGGTGTTTCTGCAAATTTACTCTCTGTATTTTTTGTTGACCAAATTCATGGATGGGTCTCAGGTGAATCAGGAACCATACTCAGGACAACAGATGGAGGTATCAGTTGGGTCAAGGAAAATATACCATCACAGGTAATAATTCCTCAAATCGCCATGATAAATTCAACAAAAGGTTTTGCTGTTGGATTTGATGGTACGATCCTGAAATACTCAATAAATCCAAAAGTTACAGTTACATATCCTAATGGCCCGGAAACCATTTACGGTAATTCAATCGAGAACATTACCTGGACCTCTACCGATGTGGCAAATGTTAAAATTGAATACACAACCAACAACGGCACTAACTGGACAACGATCATCAATTCCACACCGGCCGCGGTGGGAACATATGCCTGGACAGTTCCGAATATCACCGGCAGTGACTGCCGGGTCAGGATAAGTGATGTATTAAACAGTCAGATCTCGGACCAAAGTGACAACCTTTTCAATATCCTGAAAGCCAAAACACTTACACTCAAATCCCCTGTCGGAGGTGAGGGAGCAAAAGCGAATGGAAAATTCCAGATCAGATGGGAGAGCCAACAAGTTTCCCAAGTGACTATAGAATTTTCAGCAAGTGGCGGTGCCACATGGGGACCCGTTGAAACTGTTGCGGCCTCCACAGGATCATACATCTGGAGCGTCCCCGGAAATCTGACCAACCAGGGCAAGATCAGGATAATGGATGCCCAAAACAACGCAATAAAAGATCAAAGCACCCAGGTATTTTCTATCTACCAATATCCGGAGACTTTTGCAGGAGCTAAGTCATTCTCATTCGGAGGAAATAAGTTGAGCGATTACAGGATGATCGGCAAACCGGGAGTCAGATCACCTAAAAAGATCATTTACTACATGTCTCCGGGTAATTGGCTGGAGGACTATTCAGTTTATGGTGACAATGGTACGATTTCATCGAATGTGATTGACTACTTGTACCCATATACCGATGATTTCATTCCCGGTATGGCATACTGGATCCTCAGCCTGAAACCCGTGACATTTGGAAGTGAAACAGACTTGACACTTCCTGTTAGTGATTATGGAATATTCGAAATACCGCTTATTAACACATGGACAATGATAACGAATCCATTTCATCGTACAGTGAACTGGGACAGGGTTAAACAGGAGAATGGACTTGCTCAGAATACACTTTTGCACGCGTTCAATGGAACATGGACAACCTCTACTACACTGGTTCCATTCATAGGATATTACTTCTACAACACGACCGGTCTGACGCATTTGAAGGTGCCCTACGATCCGAACGGATCCCTGCAAAAACGCGGACCTGCCGAAGGTGTTATCCAATTGAACGGCAAAGTTCTCTCGATTGATGCGGTACAAGATACCCGATCCATGTCAAAACTGCAGGTTTCCATCGATCCAAATTCCACAATCGATTATGATACGACCGACTATTTTGCGGCACCAAGTACTTTCGAAGAGGTGTCAATCACGATCAATAGTCCTGAATTACGGACTGCATATAAGCGACTGCAGGCTGAATCACGCCCGATGAGTGATAAGGGTCTGACATTTGATATACAGTTTCGTAATGTCTCAGGAAACCAAACTAACCTTAATGTTTCCGGATTGGACCAGTTCCCGGATGAGGAAGTTTTCCTTTATGACACACAGATCAGGAAATTTTACGATCTGAAAGAAACAAGGAGTATAATTGTTCCTGCTCATGTGAAAAACAGAAAATTTTCGCTTCTTATCGGAACCAATTCATTCATTGATTCTGAAAAGGAGAAAAACACGGTTTCGGAGTTCGCACTGATGCAGAATTATCCAAATCCGTTTAATCCTCAAACCGTGATCATATACACTTTGAAAGAGCCGGCAAATGTCACACTCTCGGTTTATGATATTTCCGGTAGCTTTGTCACCCGACTGGTTGATGGATACAGGTCTGAGGGTTATCATGAAGAACTGTTTGATGCCAGAAATCTTTCAAGTGGAGTTTACCTGTACAGACTGGAGTTGAAAAAAGGAGACAACATAATTTATTCTTCGACCCGAAAAATGTCGGTTCTGAAGTAA